Genomic window (Rosa chinensis cultivar Old Blush chromosome 6, RchiOBHm-V2, whole genome shotgun sequence):
CTTGTGTGAATAAGAAGGTTTTAAGCATTaaccttgaattctgagagaagaaagagtgtatATCTTGTAAGGTGAATCATTACTTGTATATGCATGCTAAGCTCCAACCAGTCACCATTGTTTCTCCTAAGTCCTacatgtttatatgttgtgtatATGTTTTATTTAACTCTCAGAAAATACGTGATTAAGTCTTGGTTGAGTGTTATTCTTGGTGACATGTAAGTATGAGATTTTTGAGACAAAATGTTGAGGGGTattagagtctttttgtttgagtttttgtttttaattttcgttggttttttattttccatacttagttaaatttttgttttgagtcttgtAATTTTCGTGAGTCTAGGTTTAGTTCTtgttttgtgtgattttgctaagggactagcaaatgctaagtgtgggggtgtttgATGAGACTAATATTTGCTATATTTTTAGGGCATTTccctctacattttacttagttatttccttaataatatcatttctaacttattttgtgtttttaggtagttttgagtctggaaatgcaaggcaaggaggaaatggcGCATAAATgacaagaaatggagaaatgaagttttcccagttcGACCAGGAacaggaatcccagttgaagtaggaatcctaagtcaactaggagtgagctcggaaaaatgatgttcggaaatgagaaatggaagagtcccagttggactaggaaacttgATCACATTAGGAGTCCTGATGCTGCTAGGAGACTTGGGAAGACTAGGAGATGCTATgtcttcaagatgactcaagatagttcaagaatgttctagaatgcaTAAGAATTTCGACACAATTGAAGAGTGGGCTTTAAAATTGTCTAATTGAAGAAGcctggcccaaagattgaagcatgtgacttgcacatgagtctctAGATCCTTCTTGACATCTTGGAGGAATTCTTGGCCCATTTGGTTTGCTTTTTCTgtgagaaataaaagaaaatacaagaGAATTTCGGCAAAGTCCAAATAAGGAGAGTTCTGGAGAAAATCTACTTCGTGTGAATtatggaaaggaaaataaaaggaataaatattgaattaCGGTTCCTAATTCCATGGAGGCCGAAATATGGTCTAGGTTCATAGGAGATTTCGGCAATGACTAAGGTGACTTGTTCTCCACTTCTGAAAGAATATTTTCATTGGTCGAATGATGTCACAAGAAGAGAATTCCTAGGAAACTCCAGCCTATGCCGTGCACTATATAAGGGACCATTGTGAAGACATTcaacacaccacaaaattcagaacCAAAAGCCACAAACACTCCCCTTTCTCCTCCAAAGTTTCGGCAATCTTCACAATCTTCAAAGTTCaaggccgtgagcatccattCTTCTattcaagcatccttgccgtgagccatcatccattccaccaccttttgaagcttcttgcgtccttgaagatcaaaaagtgtaaccatgaacaccatactttgttttcggttttggatTGTAAAACTATTTTGGGTTTTCTATAAATTGcgatttggttttctattttggtttTGTGATTTGCGATTTCTATGGTGGatgaaagattgattttagatatgtaatttttgaatattatgaagcatgttttaggttttaggtttttaaaTCTGAAAATTGCGATTTGAATATATGTttgcatgattgttaatttcgaacttcaatcccatcttttatgtgttaattgatctttggatgcatactttgATCGAtaaacatgtaattgaatccatattaagatgctagcgttctaggtcttgattattaaagtggaaaacctataattacttaggtaaattaataatgagtcttgcatgcttgattagcgttctaacttatgttcttggcttgaattaatatattgatcaaacttccattatgcttaatgcgttgattgtgtttttgttagtgattagttatcactagtaattgcatgcttaatagggttaactatggtgcgttcatgtagttaatttaattaaaggaagtaaaaaaaactttgtatgcgttcatctttattcttgattgattctatgctatgacatattttgattcgtgatttgatgtttgaaaccttgccaacgtGTTAATAGTGGTTAATTCAATCTAAATTCGTTCCATTCATTAAATCTATATTTATTCtgtgttttgatgtgtcacatgtacataattagttgttaaattagaaaataaaaaatcctaAATCCCATTATCTTGTGTGAATCGTAAATAATGTATATAATATATAGTTCGTTTTGTCtaacgttttatttttcaggaattaatatattgatagggttttaaattgagcacTCACTTTTGTGCAGGTCAAACCTCAACCTTTCAAACATAAACAGAGAAAGTTCAAATACAAAGATTAAATAATTTCCCAATATCCTCATGCAAAAGCACCCAATTCGAAACCAAATCCTCCAGAAAAGCTTTCGAGTCGTCTGATGCCGGCGGTTGCTCCTCTTCGGCATCTTCCACGGCGCTCTTCTTCAATTTCAGCATCACCGGAAGCTTCAATGCACGTCCCAGATCGGACCGGTTGACCAGAATCCTAAGCTTGTTGATGCAGCTACATCGCTGCTGGGAGTTGAAGTTGAAGATCAATTGGGCGAGAAGATCAGCTCTAATGCTCCGATCGAAGGTTATGGCGGTCCGTCTCTGAGGAGATCGGACGGGCAAGGTGCAGAATCTCCAGCTTCTTCTGAGTGGCTTTTGGATTCCTACCCATCTTCTTGCGTTTCTTGCGAGTGAAGGTTATGGCGGTCCGGCTCCGAGGAGATCGGACGGGGAAGGCGTCGGGGTTGTCTTGGTTTGAGTCCCGTTGAGGCTTCATTTGTAGTTCTGGAGGGGGTTGTAGGGTGAGTGTTTCAAATTGGGAATTAGGGTTCTgtggctcctcctcctcttcaacTTGGGTCATAGTctgtcaaaacaaaaaaaatattgaaaagaATAGAGATGGAGGAAGTCAAGGTTAAAATAGGTATTTACTCTTAAAATGGGACCCACCAAGCTGAGTTAGCGTCAAAGAATTAGCCACGTCAGCCACTTAATGGCACAAGTTAACATAATGGACCTATTGGGTGAGAAATTGAGTATAAGGAGTAAACATGTCAAATTAGAAGGTGAGGGACTGAAGTATTTTTTCagtaaaagttcagggagtaaatagtatttaacccttGAATTAAAGATCCAAGCATAACCAAATTATATAAAACCAATattccaaaaatcaccaaagatAATCCAAAAAAATAGAAAGCATTATTCATAACAATAATATAGATATGGCACAAGTGCCTATTATGTCCATGTCCTCGAGTTTCAATCCACGATGTATCCATTGGCTGCTTGGAAATCAGTAATCTCCAAGGTGGTATCCATAGGAACTGACTCTTCCACAAGGTTGGCCTCTCGAGTTCTTAGTCTGGCGTGATACTCTCCTATCTGTTCATTTGTTGCATGGCAGGTGCGGGACCAATGGTCAATGCCTCCACATCTATAACATAGATTATGCTGATTCTGAGGGCGATAATCCGGGCTAGCATTCTCTCTAATTTGAGCCTGTTGGACCTTGGCATTTCGGTTTCCACCACGTGGGCCTTGTCCACATCCTCCTCAACCCCTTGGGCCATTGCCTGGGTGGTCACGGTCATATGGGCCATTTCTGGGCCCATTTCTCCTTCCATGTCTCATATGTTCAGACCTTCTTCCCTTTTCACGGCCCCGGTTCCTCCTTGCACGGTTATTTTCGTGATGGGCAATAACATTTGCTTCAGGCAAAGGAACTGCTCTGGTACCGATGGGCCTTGCTTGATCATTCCTCAAAAGTAGGTCATTGTTCTTTTCAGCGAGTAACAAGACGGTGACCAATTCTGAGAATCTAGCAAAGTTTCTCTCCCTCTATTGTTGCTGCAGGACCATACATGAAGGAGGGAAGGTGGAGAAAGTTTTCTCCAATAGGTCAGCTTCTATGAGCTCTTCTCCACAGAATTTTAGGAGTGACCGAACCCGGCAGATTTCAAAGTTATACTCATTGACAGTCTTGAAATCCTGAAAACGTATGTTCTGCCAGTCGTGCCTTGCTTCCGACAAGTAAATGGTCCTCTGATGGTTGAATCGCTCTTCTAGAGCGACCCAAAGAGACCGTGGGTCCTCTTCAGCTAAATATTCCACCTTGAGTGCTTCCTCCATATGCTTCCTGATGAAAATCATAGCCCTTGCCTTCATATCTTCATGGGTGATGTTGTCAGCAATAATCGTTGATCTCATCTTATTTGTAGTTAGATGAAGCTTGACATCCTGGGTCCACTTGAGGTAGTTCCTTCTGGAAacttccaaagcaacaaagtcaagcttgttgagatttgacattctCTACAAGGATTCAAAGGATAATAGTTAGTGCTATGGGTAATAATTTCCATAAGCAATCAATAAGAACTTctggttctataacatggtatgaaaaatcagattaaacaTGTATGGTGAATTCATGGATGATACTTCAAGTATACtcacatgagcatttgccaagcataattagttataatgagccacgctcatactaccGCCAGTGGTACCAACGACCACCAACGGTGTGACCTACAGAAACACCACCAGAtaggctatcacctgagccccggctcacccccagatcactgctgacgcacctccacgcgccgcgccaagacaaCCTcactgaagcatcagaagctgggaactgaagcatatcagttccacatcgaaaacaaggaagaggtcagcctcttccccacctataaaaggttcactcctttctcctcattaattacacatttactacttacctactgttatcatgtcaacataaatacattgactaacttaggcatcagagaagagaagaccacccaccgcggtctccctctaacgccctttgtatttcatttgacaggtggCAGAAGCAACAAGTATATCAtaggtagcggtccgcccatcggaccagcgttaaccgaGGTTTGGCTACCgctaaatcttagacattaacatcaAGTCCCTTATATGGCATTATCGAAATTACAAGTTCGATATACATGAAAtgttattactcaaccctttcagTAACTCCAATTAAATACGACCAGGCAAGAGTATGAGGTTTAGGTgaagcgaggctcacttaagtacacagGCTCATTGGAtcttacctagacatcgcatcgaATTGGGTGAGCCTAGTTGGAAAGATTCATAACCTTTCAATGTTATTGAAACTACAAGTTCAATACGTGagaacttctggttcaatatttatgtatgaacttctggttcaatatttatgtgtgaacttctggttcatcaAGTACCTGCattctacacatatatattctaatGCAAAGAATTTAAGCGagtaaaatatttaaatttaataTGATCAAATAGAGAAGCAGGTAACACCACAAAATTATTATGATAATAAATAAAGAAGGAAATAAATACCACAAAATAGTTATAGTAATAAGCGCAATATAcatcattaagatgaaataataaaataataaaggaTAAATTATGAAATGATTATGGTAATTGTTTTGGATAAATGTCAATCAAAACATTGATCAATCGCCAATTAAATGGTGTTGAATCTGCTTCTAgcagtattaatattaaatggtggTGATAAATACCAATTGGCCATAATGGCACAATGGACAATATGCTGGGCTTGTACACGCTGTGGCTGGGTTCGAATCCTAGAAACAGCAAACTTTGTTTTTGCTTCTTGTTGAATTTGTACTCAGTTACTCACTGGTGCCCTCAAGTATGATTGATTGATGCTCTCTAATTGTGAAGTGGTACTACTGGACCAAGTGCTAGAAATAGATGATTGATTGATGCTCTCTAATTGTGAATTGGTACTACTGGATCAGGTGCTAGAAATAGCTACAGCCAAAGAATcctaattctttttcttcttttccaatcaaacaatccaaGACACATGAacgaatatatacaaatatgtataccaagtaaataaatcatgtaggattagctagggttcatgcatcatggtgatttttcatattcaatcaataggctcaataagcatgaatataaaattagattttggaaaacattacttgatgaagaacaAATGAATCTTCAGCTTATTTGTGCAGAACtaagaaggttgtcttctcagccaatctaAGAGCTTGTTTGTGATTCAGATCCTAAACTAGATTGAACAATGATCCTCCTTTGGTTGATCAGCAATTTCAGAGcttttcgtgctgataacgtgttgtaaaatgaaagtaaaagtgtttcagaaaaagagagagtttggacgtATAGAGATGGAGTGTgtatattcatctcaccatgaggaggtttatataggagtacatggtGTATACAAAAaggcaacgtttaatagcaacgtcaattactcctatacacaattctatcaatcactaatctatagtgaaaggcaCATATCACTctacatctatttacatgatttagtcataaatatttacaacaaattttgattttttttttttgcaatcaagttgaatacaacaaaaaacctttttGCTTTTATCTGCTATAAAGTTGAATGCTCAAACCACAACACGATTTCCTTTTTGTGAATTGGTACTACTGGATCAGGTGCTAGAAATAGCTACAGCCAAAGAATcctaattctttttcttcttttccaatcaaacaatccaaGACACATGAacgaatatatacaaatatgtataccaagtaaataaatcatgtaggattagctagggttcatgcatcatggtgatttttcatattcaatcaataggctcaataagcatgaatataaaattagattttggaaaacattacttgatgaagaacaaatgaatcttcagcttatttgtgcagaactgagaaggttgtcttctcagccaatctaAGAGCTTGTTTGTGATTCAGATCCTAAACTAGATTGAACAATGATCCTCCTTTGGTTGATCAGCAATTTCAGAGcttttcgtgctgataacgtgttgtaaaatgaaagtaaaagtgtttcagaaaaagagagagtttggacgtATAGAGATGGAGTGTATCCTCCTTTGGTTGATCAGCAATTTCAGAGcttttcgtgctgataacgtgttgtaaaatgaaagtaaaagtgtttcagaaaaagagagagtttggacgtATAGAGATGGAGTGTgtatattcatctcaccatgaggaggtttatataggagtacatggtGTATACAAAAaggcaacgtttaatagcaacgtcaattactcctatacacaattctatcaatcactaatctatagtgaaaggcaCATATCACTctacatctatttacatgatttagtcataaatatttacaacaaattttgattttttttttttgcaatcaagttgaatacaacaaaaaacctttttGCTTTTATCTGCTATAAAGTTGAATGCTCAAACCACAACACGATTTCCTTTTTGTTTCGTCTCAAATGTCGTTTGCTTCATATAATGAAACAACATATTGggtaattccacaatatccgatatatggattgcatgtgggaagagatcaacacacatacaatacccatgtgatgaagtaTCAAAATCATTTCTAAAATTCATGTATttgggagcagtattgtatgatactaaatagAAGCAGTTGAACCAGCTAGATCGAACCACATTGTAGTAGcttttatattccttttgttgtacttattcattttcattcatGGGGTTTTGGTATTACGTCCCCCCTTCCCCCGGGTCCCGTCccgttgtaattttctaattattcgTGAAAAATGGGTGATGGTcaagcctcccactgggttccaaccataaaaaaaaatataaaaaaaataaaaaaaggtaaatcacattcacattatcaatatacaataCATTTATAATTACACATGAGTAAAAACATtagtttagcaacctactaCAGTAGTAGTTAATAACTCGTCCTTATtgaatatcacaattctattataatgtataattttagagagggtatattgtaaataggtttattatagattagtttagtctatgtaaaagtttcattcaaaaatatcattttataaatgcaattaatgtgatatctttatttttaaccgaaatttccaccgaaatcgaaactttctccgaaatcgaaactttctccgaaatttgaagtaccgaaatcgaaaccAAAACCGAAACCGAATTTGAATCATTGTATGCGACACAGAAATTATATTGCACTCATGAGTAACATTTCAAACATGTGTAGCAAGAGAGGAAGGACAATACGCACGCGCGAGCGCAGCCCTTGcgcgtgcaggaaggctagttTCACTAGATTTTTATGAAACTTTAAAAACTGTAAGGTTTAGCATCTTCcacaaatttttgtttttgtttttttttttttttaaaaaaacatgTCAACTCTTTTTATTGATTCAGTGGAATTACATAATGACCTAGTCTAAGGGCGGTTAGAAAAGCCATTACATAAGCAATTTAACTTTTTTTATATTCTTATGAAGCTCGTCCAAAATCTAGTCAACACTACTATAGAAAACTCAAAGGCAAAAGCAGACTACTCTTGATGATATATCTCAAAACTAAGAAACTGCTAACTCCTTCcccaaaaataaagaaatcaccagtatgtttttttttttttaatcaaagtatcaatttcattcaacgcaagccagaatggcacaaatatatatcttccCTTACCATCTCTAAGGTAGGTTTAGGAcgtggtatgctagcaccaccTA
Coding sequences:
- the LOC112170605 gene encoding uncharacterized protein LOC112170605; the encoded protein is MSNLNKLDFVALEVSRRNYLKWTQDVKLHLTTNKMRSTIIADNITHEDMKARAMIFIRKHMEEALKVEYLAEEDPRSLWVALEERFNHQRTIYLSEARHDWQNIRFQDFKTVNEYNFEICRVRSLLKFCGEELIEADLLEKTFSTFPPSCMVLQQQ